The following are encoded in a window of Schistocerca nitens isolate TAMUIC-IGC-003100 chromosome 9, iqSchNite1.1, whole genome shotgun sequence genomic DNA:
- the LOC126204189 gene encoding uncharacterized protein LOC126204189, whose amino-acid sequence MAGRRKGSKIAAAIELPVDAIGKDRGRSRRHKKKQRTEQQCFKCQRVGHIAKVCRGTLACLKCAEAHDTRDCTKPRDAAAKCVNCGGAHAANSRSCAYVRGYRNKMAAPRPAEVPGVETDVPPPRSRGGGGPCRRETTTDDALAAFHTALAAERAAMREELVAVHRQLQQLREELRVLRKTPTPTASSTASRPAGVDASTQTEPPAPPVDVTGGVEAPMDIEVEQPALPPDGEVEPRAHDEETHTETPPLAAAEAGWLPLPKADSVPEGRRVSS is encoded by the coding sequence atggctggacgcaggaagggcagcaagattgcggccgcgatcgaactcccggtcgatgcgatcgggaaggaccgcggtcgcagtcgccgccacaagaagaagcagcgcactgagcagcaatgcttcaagtgccaACGGGTGGGGCACATCGCGAAAGTGTGCAGGGGCACTCTAGCGTGTCTGAAGTGTgctgaggcacacgacacacgcgactgcaccaagcctcgcgacgcggctgccaagtgcgtgaattgcggcggtgcccacgccgcaaactcgcgcagctgcgcctacgtgcggggctacagaaacaagatggccgccccacgcccagcagaggtacctggcgtcgagacggacgtcccgcccccccgttcccgcgggggtggaggaccgtgccgtcgcgaaaccaccacggacgacgcactggccgccttccacacggcccttgcggccgagagggccgccatgagggaagaactcgtggctgttcaccgccagctgcaacagctgcgtgaggagctgcgggtcctcaggaAGACGCCTACCCCCACCGCCAgctccactgcgagtcggccagcgGGGGTCGACGCATCCACCCAGACGGAGCCACCCGCGCCGCCAGTTGACGTGACGGGCGGCGTAGAGGCACCCATGGACATCGAAGTGGAgcagcctgctctccctcctgacggggaggtcgagccgcgggcacacgacGAGGAGACGCACACGGAGACACCCCCACTTGCTGCAGCGGAGGCTGGATGGCTGCCGCTCCCTAAGGCGGACAGCGTGCCAGAAGGTCGCCGCGTCTCTTCGTGA